The proteins below come from a single Mya arenaria isolate MELC-2E11 chromosome 6, ASM2691426v1 genomic window:
- the LOC128237843 gene encoding insulin-like growth factor II — translation MWQTIVTLILTVLTDAITEAAQVQFVGCGSNLDTMLRLVCQDRGFNGIQKKRNIGFTRHGIVEECCHQPCSLGQLEQYCAVEGTVDTEEVLTNLKALTLHRQTLPTIERPSPIEEEVLSSETNEHLPTSNPWTMLAQTGQSHVYRNGPRTRFFYVRRLNPSPTRSPVIPAIDQQ, via the exons ATGTGGCAGACAATCGTGACGCTAATTCTGACCGTTCTCACGGACGCCATCACAGAAGCCGCTCAAGTGCAGTTCGTGGGCTGTGGCTCGAACCTCGACACTATGCTCAGGCTAGTCTGTCAGGACAGGGGCTTCAACGGGATTCAAA AGAAACGAAACATAGGTTTCACCCGACATGGCATTGTGGAAGAATGTTGTCACCAGCCGTGTTCCTTAGGCCAGTTGGAGCAGTATTGCGCTGTGGAGGGTACAGTAGATACG GAGGAGGTATTAACCAACTTGAAAGCATTGACGCTACATCGACAAACGTTACCGACGATCGAAAGGCCCTCGCCAATAGAAGAGGAAGTCTTATCGTCTGAAACCAACGAGCATCTACCAACGTCCAACCCTTGGACCATGCTTGCACAGACCGGGCAGTCTCATGTTTACAGAAATGGTCCTCGCACGAGGTTCTTCTATGTTCGCAGACTTAACCCCTCGCCAACTCGTTCCCCTGTGATACCCGCCATAGATCAACAATGA